From Cellulomonas chengniuliangii, the proteins below share one genomic window:
- a CDS encoding glycosyltransferase family 4 protein, whose translation MKTRATSPLAAPTPLVVGVTVEQCWQRVPGGSASYIVQLSDALASRPDIQPVGLAARHGGEPPPADFTPTIPVRSLGLPRAVLYRAWNRVAAPRPEWTARDLDVVHATTWAIPPTRRPLVVTVHDVAFLRDPSHFTPRGVRYFRRSLARARDEADAIIVPSQATADDCLDVGIERDRLHVVPHGVHPPTTTSHDAEAFRRRHGLPARYVLWCGTHEPRKNLNGLLDAFERLSLTDDIHLVLVGPSGWGDTEAGAALSHPERVHRLGHLSTLDLQAAYAGATAFCFPSIWEGFGLPVLEAMSHGVPVVTSAGTSMAEIVGDAGILVDPRDLEAIAAALQRAVGGDAAALGVAALQRSRDFTWAHAAEQTVSAYRAALSRR comes from the coding sequence ATGAAGACTCGGGCGACCAGCCCCCTCGCCGCCCCGACGCCCCTCGTGGTCGGTGTGACGGTGGAGCAGTGCTGGCAGCGCGTGCCGGGCGGGTCGGCGTCCTACATCGTGCAGCTGTCCGACGCCTTGGCATCGCGTCCCGACATCCAGCCCGTGGGACTTGCCGCGCGGCACGGGGGCGAGCCCCCGCCTGCCGATTTCACCCCGACGATCCCCGTGCGCTCCCTCGGGCTGCCCCGGGCCGTGCTCTACCGCGCGTGGAACCGCGTGGCAGCCCCCCGGCCGGAGTGGACCGCGCGGGACCTTGATGTCGTGCATGCCACCACCTGGGCGATCCCGCCCACCCGGCGCCCGCTCGTCGTCACCGTCCACGACGTCGCCTTCCTGCGCGACCCGTCGCACTTCACCCCGCGTGGGGTCCGGTACTTCCGGCGCTCACTGGCGAGAGCGCGTGACGAGGCCGACGCGATCATCGTGCCATCGCAGGCGACAGCCGACGACTGCCTCGACGTCGGCATCGAGCGCGACCGGTTGCACGTCGTGCCCCACGGTGTGCACCCGCCCACCACCACGTCCCACGACGCCGAGGCGTTCAGGCGGCGACATGGCCTCCCCGCGCGCTATGTGCTGTGGTGCGGCACTCACGAGCCCCGGAAGAACCTGAACGGGCTGCTCGACGCCTTCGAGCGGCTGAGCCTCACGGACGACATCCACTTGGTGCTGGTCGGGCCGTCTGGGTGGGGTGACACGGAAGCCGGGGCCGCCCTGTCCCACCCCGAGCGCGTCCACCGGCTTGGCCACCTCAGCACGCTCGACCTCCAGGCCGCCTATGCCGGAGCGACGGCCTTCTGCTTCCCGTCGATCTGGGAGGGGTTCGGCCTCCCCGTCCTCGAGGCCATGTCCCACGGAGTCCCGGTGGTCACGTCGGCCGGGACCTCGATGGCAGAGATCGTCGGCGACGCCGGCATCCTCGTCGACCCGCGTGACCTCGAGGCGATCGCCGCGGCCCTCCAGCGGGCGGTCGGCGGGGACGCCGCCGCCCTCGGGGTCGCGGCGCTGCAACGGTCCCGGGACTTCACCTGGGCGCACGCCGCCGAGCAGACGGTCAGCGCGTACCGAGCGGCGCTCTCGCGCAGGTGA
- a CDS encoding glycosyltransferase gives MSRETAGAGLVMIESLLRHHPTATVHVLDVDDAMPEHLDSRVVVRSLDDQDLGSDAIRRAALALGRERLVEALRATLIGALLDEGTDRVLFLEPTSFILGDLSDLDTAARSHAVVAAPRVHGALPMDDRHPDDDDLRAAGLTTGSVFAVSQAARDFLRWWASRAIDGFAELPWLDHVLTRLPHVILRDPGVGVSAWSITTPTDSRDGALHLDGAPVRHISLAGFDARRPWLLDPRLARPRVLLSEHPALAELCRSYAAAVETSERQIDPDGPLRFASLGSGLPVHAQAGSTYRHALELSRRSMAPEPPVPFDPAAPDALREWLLEPDLDGGELRLSRYLMSIYRDRPDLAAALPGVPLTNSTQLVRWAADHGQGEAAYDPDLLDASVRAARELLPLRELPSPRSQRSAGVNVVGYLSGELGVGESARLMLDALDAANVPRSTTAISRKLQSRQRATYRASSGLRFDTTLLCVNADMTADVVSTVPELLRNTYRIGMWYWEVEEFPASFAGAFDHVDEVWAATDFIRDAIQARTKKPVRTITPPLPAPNVDPAITRADLGLPEGFTFLFSFDYLSSAARKNPLGLVEAFRAAFARNSGQTLVIKSINADVRPDEAERLRIAVADEPDIVLMERYLSASERDALMAHADCYISLHRAEGLGLTMAEAMALGKPVIATGYSGNMQFMNDENSLLVPFAMATIAPDAAPYPAGARWAEPDLDAAAQLMQLVRDDPEAARARGERAALDMRERHSAAVAGQQVERRLRAIRAGRTQQRARALGRRVLRIR, from the coding sequence GTGAGCCGCGAGACCGCCGGCGCCGGGCTGGTCATGATCGAGAGCCTGCTGCGCCACCACCCCACTGCCACGGTTCATGTCCTCGACGTCGACGACGCGATGCCCGAGCACCTGGACTCGCGCGTGGTCGTGCGGTCGCTCGACGACCAGGACCTGGGCAGCGACGCCATTCGGCGTGCGGCACTCGCGCTGGGCCGGGAGCGGCTGGTGGAGGCCCTGCGCGCGACGCTGATCGGCGCGTTGCTGGATGAGGGAACTGACCGTGTCCTGTTCCTGGAGCCCACCTCGTTCATCCTCGGCGACTTGTCCGATCTCGACACCGCCGCCCGGAGCCACGCTGTCGTCGCGGCGCCTCGCGTTCATGGCGCGTTGCCGATGGACGACCGCCATCCCGACGACGACGACCTGCGAGCCGCAGGGCTGACGACCGGGAGCGTGTTCGCCGTCTCGCAGGCCGCGCGCGACTTCCTTCGCTGGTGGGCCTCACGCGCGATCGACGGCTTCGCAGAGCTGCCGTGGCTGGACCACGTGTTGACGCGCCTCCCGCATGTCATCCTCCGCGACCCCGGTGTTGGTGTCTCCGCCTGGAGCATCACGACGCCGACGGACTCCCGCGACGGCGCCCTCCACCTCGATGGCGCCCCGGTGCGGCACATCAGCCTCGCCGGTTTCGACGCTCGACGCCCTTGGCTGCTCGACCCTCGACTCGCCCGTCCTCGGGTCCTGCTCAGCGAGCATCCTGCTCTCGCTGAGTTGTGCCGCTCCTACGCCGCGGCGGTCGAGACGTCGGAGCGTCAGATCGACCCCGATGGACCGCTCAGGTTCGCGTCGCTCGGCTCCGGATTGCCGGTGCATGCGCAGGCGGGCAGCACCTACCGGCACGCGCTGGAGCTCAGCCGTCGATCGATGGCGCCTGAGCCACCTGTTCCTTTCGATCCCGCGGCGCCGGACGCGTTGCGAGAGTGGCTGCTCGAACCCGATCTCGATGGCGGGGAGCTTCGGCTGAGCCGATACCTGATGTCGATCTACCGCGACCGGCCCGATCTGGCCGCAGCGCTCCCCGGGGTGCCGCTCACCAACTCCACCCAGCTCGTCAGGTGGGCCGCCGACCACGGCCAGGGTGAGGCCGCATACGACCCTGACCTGCTCGACGCCTCGGTCCGTGCCGCACGCGAGCTGCTCCCGTTGCGTGAGCTGCCGAGTCCGCGCAGCCAACGATCCGCTGGGGTCAATGTCGTGGGCTACCTCTCGGGCGAACTCGGGGTCGGCGAGTCCGCGCGGCTCATGCTGGACGCCCTCGACGCCGCCAACGTGCCTCGCAGCACGACGGCGATCTCGCGCAAGCTGCAGAGCAGGCAGCGGGCGACCTATCGCGCCTCGAGCGGCCTCCGTTTCGACACGACGCTGCTGTGCGTCAACGCGGATATGACCGCGGACGTGGTGAGCACCGTCCCTGAGCTCCTCCGGAACACCTATCGCATCGGGATGTGGTACTGGGAGGTTGAGGAGTTCCCCGCCTCGTTCGCGGGCGCCTTCGACCACGTCGACGAGGTCTGGGCTGCGACGGACTTCATCCGGGACGCCATCCAGGCTCGCACCAAGAAGCCAGTCCGGACCATCACCCCGCCCTTGCCCGCGCCCAACGTCGACCCGGCGATCACTCGCGCGGACCTCGGCTTGCCGGAGGGATTCACCTTCCTGTTCAGCTTCGATTACCTGAGCAGCGCGGCTCGCAAGAACCCGCTCGGCTTGGTGGAGGCTTTCCGCGCGGCATTCGCCAGGAACTCGGGCCAGACACTCGTGATCAAGTCGATCAACGCCGACGTGCGCCCAGACGAGGCGGAGCGACTCCGGATCGCGGTGGCCGACGAGCCCGACATCGTGCTCATGGAGCGCTATCTGAGCGCGAGTGAACGCGACGCGCTGATGGCCCATGCCGACTGCTACATCTCACTGCATCGTGCCGAGGGCCTCGGCCTGACGATGGCCGAGGCGATGGCGCTCGGAAAGCCGGTTATCGCGACCGGCTACAGCGGCAACATGCAGTTCATGAACGACGAGAACAGTCTCCTCGTGCCATTCGCCATGGCCACGATCGCGCCCGACGCCGCGCCCTATCCGGCCGGCGCCCGATGGGCCGAACCCGACCTCGACGCCGCCGCACAGCTCATGCAGCTCGTTCGAGACGACCCCGAGGCGGCCCGTGCCAGAGGCGAGCGCGCTGCTCTCGACATGCGTGAGCGGCACTCGGCCGCAGTGGCAGGACAACAGGTCGAGCGGCGCCTACGCGCCATCCGAGCAGGGCGCACACAGCAGAGAGCGCGGGCGCTGGGCCGGCGCGTGCTCCGGATCCGCTGA
- a CDS encoding glycosyltransferase, with protein sequence MSSAPTRETRKGVVSVVLVNYKGADDTIACLRYFDEVEWPVEQLELVVVDNDSQDGSAGRIREAFPQAIVVESGGNLGFAGGCNLGVAHSSGEWVGFINNDARPGSQWISAAVEAMSADATIGAVASKVLDWEGTKVDYVDGSLTWFGMGYKRETEWPDSSEYDTPKDVLFGTGAAMFMPTGLFREVGGFDERFFMFYEDVDLGWRLNLLGYRVRYVPESVAYHRHHVTMKKFGDFRESYLLERNALMSMYKNLDDESLAKALPAAMALAVRRSIARTDTDATLLDLQRSPGGDKVGTVEVDKMALTGPYAIDYFVEQLPSLMKSRATLQASRRRSDRELFPLFRHAIEPAYGIPSYLAGHDHLVEAFGIAQHFVSRQRILVVTGEPLLDRMAGPAIRAWEIATALGAEHDVRLLSTAGAKVTSETFDVVVANGGVRLREHTDWADVIVFQGFLLEAAPWLMGSSKILVADVYDPMHLEQLEQAKDLGAGGRAVSIRETTRVLNDQLRRADYVVCASEKQRDFWLGQLAGQGRINAAVYDEDESLGGLVGVVPFGIPGEPPVQSRHAIKGVVPGIGLDDKVIIWGGGVYNWFDPLTLVRAVDRLRVRHPDVRLYFMGLKHPNPGVPDMKIAWELQQLSDELGLTGTHVFFNEGWVPYAERADYLLDGDLGVSTHFHHIETAFSFRTRILDYLWANLPIVATEGDTFATVIDQHGLGATVPPKDVDALEAALETYLFDEAAIARAKANVAAVAQQYTWQNVLEPLVAFCRLPRRAADLEHVLGAGASTARPFAKPRGGVRSDVALMREYLAAGGVKEVARRAAGRVRRVTTGKTGPEED encoded by the coding sequence ATGAGCTCCGCTCCGACCCGGGAGACGCGCAAGGGCGTCGTCTCGGTCGTCCTGGTCAACTACAAGGGCGCCGACGACACGATCGCGTGCCTGCGGTACTTCGACGAGGTCGAGTGGCCGGTTGAGCAGCTGGAACTGGTGGTCGTCGACAACGACTCGCAGGACGGCTCCGCCGGGCGCATCCGGGAGGCGTTCCCCCAGGCGATCGTCGTCGAGTCCGGTGGCAACCTGGGCTTCGCCGGCGGCTGCAACCTCGGAGTCGCCCACAGCTCGGGGGAGTGGGTGGGCTTCATCAACAATGACGCCCGCCCCGGCTCTCAGTGGATCTCCGCCGCTGTGGAAGCGATGAGCGCCGACGCGACCATCGGCGCGGTGGCCAGCAAGGTGCTGGACTGGGAAGGGACGAAGGTCGACTACGTCGACGGTTCGCTGACCTGGTTCGGGATGGGCTACAAGCGCGAGACGGAATGGCCCGACTCGAGCGAGTACGACACGCCGAAGGACGTGCTGTTCGGCACCGGCGCGGCGATGTTCATGCCCACGGGGCTGTTCCGAGAGGTCGGCGGCTTCGACGAGCGGTTCTTCATGTTCTACGAGGACGTCGACCTGGGCTGGCGGCTGAACCTGCTGGGCTACCGGGTCCGCTACGTCCCGGAGTCGGTGGCGTACCACCGCCACCACGTGACGATGAAGAAGTTCGGCGACTTCCGCGAGAGCTACCTGCTCGAGCGCAACGCGCTGATGTCCATGTACAAGAACCTCGACGACGAGTCGCTCGCGAAGGCGCTGCCGGCCGCGATGGCTCTCGCCGTGCGGCGCTCGATCGCCCGCACCGACACCGACGCGACCCTGCTCGACCTGCAACGGTCGCCCGGTGGCGACAAGGTCGGGACCGTCGAGGTCGACAAGATGGCCCTCACCGGGCCGTATGCGATCGACTACTTCGTCGAGCAGTTGCCGAGCCTCATGAAGTCGCGCGCGACGCTGCAAGCATCGCGGCGACGGAGCGACCGTGAGCTCTTCCCGCTGTTCCGTCACGCGATCGAGCCCGCCTACGGAATCCCCAGTTATCTCGCGGGCCACGACCACCTGGTCGAGGCGTTCGGGATCGCGCAGCACTTCGTGTCGCGGCAGCGGATTCTGGTCGTCACCGGTGAGCCGCTGCTCGACAGGATGGCGGGCCCCGCGATCCGCGCCTGGGAGATCGCCACGGCGCTGGGAGCAGAGCACGACGTCCGGCTGCTGTCGACGGCAGGCGCGAAGGTCACCAGCGAGACGTTCGACGTCGTGGTCGCCAATGGCGGGGTCAGGCTCCGCGAGCATACCGACTGGGCCGACGTCATCGTTTTCCAGGGCTTCCTCCTCGAAGCCGCGCCATGGCTGATGGGAAGCTCGAAGATCCTGGTCGCCGACGTCTACGACCCGATGCACCTCGAGCAGCTCGAGCAGGCCAAGGACCTCGGGGCCGGGGGCCGGGCCGTGTCGATCCGTGAGACGACGCGCGTGCTCAACGACCAGTTGCGCCGAGCCGACTACGTGGTGTGCGCCTCGGAGAAGCAGCGTGACTTCTGGCTCGGCCAGCTCGCGGGCCAGGGCCGGATCAACGCGGCGGTCTACGACGAGGACGAGAGCCTGGGCGGGCTCGTCGGCGTCGTGCCCTTCGGGATCCCTGGCGAGCCGCCCGTCCAGTCGCGGCACGCGATCAAGGGCGTCGTGCCGGGTATCGGCCTCGACGACAAGGTCATCATCTGGGGCGGCGGCGTCTACAACTGGTTCGACCCGCTCACGCTCGTGCGCGCCGTGGATCGGCTCCGGGTTCGGCACCCTGATGTTCGTCTCTACTTCATGGGCCTGAAGCACCCGAACCCCGGCGTGCCCGACATGAAGATCGCCTGGGAGTTGCAGCAGCTCTCCGACGAGCTCGGCCTCACCGGGACGCATGTGTTCTTCAATGAGGGCTGGGTGCCCTATGCGGAGCGCGCCGACTACCTGCTGGATGGGGACCTGGGCGTCTCGACGCACTTCCACCACATCGAGACGGCCTTCAGCTTCCGGACACGGATCCTCGACTACCTGTGGGCCAACCTGCCGATCGTCGCCACAGAAGGGGACACCTTCGCGACGGTCATCGACCAGCATGGGCTGGGGGCCACAGTGCCGCCCAAGGACGTTGACGCGCTCGAGGCCGCGTTGGAGACCTACTTGTTCGACGAGGCGGCAATCGCGCGGGCGAAGGCGAACGTCGCAGCGGTGGCGCAGCAGTACACGTGGCAGAACGTCCTCGAGCCGCTCGTCGCGTTCTGTCGTCTGCCGCGCCGCGCGGCCGACCTGGAACACGTCCTTGGTGCGGGCGCGTCGACGGCTCGCCCGTTCGCCAAGCCTCGCGGTGGTGTGCGGTCTGACGTCGCGCTGATGCGCGAGTACCTCGCTGCGGGCGGGGTCAAGGAAGTCGCACGCCGTGCGGCGGGCAGGGTCCGACGGGTCACCACCGGCAAGACCGGCCCCGAGGAGGACTAG
- a CDS encoding GDP-mannose 4,6-dehydratase produces MTVALVTGITGQDGTFLRQRLLREGVEVHGMVRPGDGLARDLSSAHPEVVLHEVDLSDGPALRGLICEVDPDEVYHLAGVSSVGFSWQEPVLTGLLSGLAAAEIFAAAWQLQEQRGRAVRVVQASSAEIFGQPRVSPQDEQTEIRPVSPYGAAKAYAHHMAHVYRGRGLHVAACILFNHESPLRPPSFVTRKITQAAARIARDGRGELVLGNLDARRDWGWAPDYVDAIVRAARHVVADDFVVATGRTHSVEDFVAAAFSRAGIDDWSAHVSTDPAFVRPVDATEQVGDAAKAHRELGWSPTVDFRTMVARMVDHDRQLLEGEA; encoded by the coding sequence GTGACGGTTGCGCTCGTCACCGGGATCACCGGGCAGGACGGCACTTTTCTTCGTCAGCGCCTCCTCCGCGAGGGCGTCGAGGTGCACGGGATGGTGCGGCCCGGTGACGGGTTGGCCAGGGACCTGTCTTCGGCGCACCCCGAGGTGGTGCTGCACGAAGTCGACTTGTCCGATGGGCCAGCGCTGCGGGGCCTGATCTGCGAGGTGGATCCCGATGAGGTCTACCACCTCGCCGGCGTCAGCTCGGTGGGGTTCTCCTGGCAGGAGCCTGTGCTGACCGGCCTGCTCTCTGGACTGGCCGCGGCGGAGATCTTCGCCGCCGCATGGCAGCTCCAGGAGCAACGCGGGCGTGCGGTGCGGGTGGTGCAAGCCTCGAGCGCGGAGATCTTCGGCCAGCCCCGTGTGTCGCCGCAGGACGAGCAGACCGAGATCCGTCCTGTGTCGCCGTACGGTGCAGCGAAGGCCTATGCGCACCACATGGCGCACGTGTACCGAGGGCGGGGCCTGCACGTCGCCGCGTGCATCCTGTTCAATCACGAGTCCCCGCTCAGGCCGCCGAGTTTCGTCACGCGCAAGATCACGCAGGCGGCCGCACGGATCGCACGGGATGGCCGCGGTGAGCTGGTCCTTGGGAACCTCGATGCCCGGCGCGACTGGGGCTGGGCCCCGGACTACGTCGATGCCATCGTGCGGGCGGCACGCCACGTCGTGGCCGACGACTTCGTGGTTGCGACGGGGCGCACCCACTCGGTCGAGGACTTCGTCGCAGCGGCCTTCTCCCGCGCTGGCATTGACGACTGGTCCGCTCACGTCAGCACAGATCCAGCCTTCGTGCGGCCGGTGGACGCCACTGAACAGGTGGGAGACGCGGCGAAGGCGCATCGTGAGCTCGGGTGGTCGCCCACAGTCGACTTCCGCACCATGGTTGCCCGCATGGTCGACCATGATCGTCAACTGCTTGAGGGAGAGGCATGA
- the gmd gene encoding GDP-mannose 4,6-dehydratase codes for MPRALITGITGQDGLYLSELLLSKGYEVYGLIRGQNNPKLELVRHTVPGVHLVTGDLTDMSSLLRALNVAQPDEVYNLGAISFVAYSWDNAHVTSDVTGQGVLNILEAIRLYAGDDLGKVRFYQASSSEMFGKVQEVPQRESTLLWPRSPYGVAKVFGHYMTINYRESYGMHASSGILFNHESPRRGPEFVTRKVTQAVARIKLGLQDDITMGNLDAKRDWGFAGDYVEAMWRMLQQDEADDYVVATGETHSIRELLDVAFNRIGIDEWQSYVKQDPRFMRPAEVELLIGDPAKAQEKLGWKPKVGFEELVTMMVDNDLVEQRALAGI; via the coding sequence GTCGAAGGGGTATGAGGTCTACGGCCTGATCCGCGGCCAGAACAACCCGAAGCTGGAGCTCGTGCGGCACACCGTGCCGGGCGTGCACCTCGTGACGGGCGACCTGACTGACATGTCGAGCCTGCTGAGGGCGCTGAACGTCGCGCAGCCCGATGAGGTGTACAACCTCGGCGCGATCTCGTTCGTTGCCTACTCCTGGGACAACGCCCACGTCACGTCGGACGTGACGGGCCAGGGCGTCCTGAACATCCTCGAGGCGATCCGTCTGTACGCGGGCGACGACCTGGGCAAGGTCCGCTTCTACCAGGCGTCGAGCTCGGAGATGTTCGGCAAGGTCCAGGAGGTCCCGCAGCGCGAGAGCACGCTGCTGTGGCCGCGGTCGCCGTACGGCGTCGCGAAGGTGTTCGGCCACTACATGACCATCAACTACCGCGAGTCCTACGGGATGCACGCCTCCTCCGGGATCCTGTTCAACCACGAGTCGCCGCGTCGCGGGCCGGAGTTCGTCACGCGCAAGGTGACGCAGGCCGTCGCGCGCATCAAGCTCGGGCTCCAGGACGACATCACCATGGGCAACCTGGACGCCAAGCGCGACTGGGGCTTCGCCGGCGACTACGTCGAGGCGATGTGGCGCATGCTCCAGCAGGACGAGGCGGACGACTACGTCGTCGCCACGGGGGAGACCCACTCCATCCGCGAGCTGCTGGACGTGGCCTTCAACCGCATCGGCATCGACGAGTGGCAGTCCTACGTCAAGCAGGACCCGCGTTTCATGCGGCCCGCTGAGGTCGAGCTCCTGATCGGGGACCCTGCCAAGGCGCAGGAGAAGCTCGGATGGAAGCCCAAGGTCGGGTTCGAAGAGCTCGTCACCATGATGGTGGACAACGACCTGGTGGAGCAGCGCGCCTTGGCAGGGATCTGA